Part of the Arthrobacter gengyunqii genome is shown below.
AGACCGTCCTTCTCCGGCTTCAGGGTTCGGTAGTTGATGGTTTCCGGCTTCTTGACCTCGCCGTAAGACCAACCGCGGATTTCGTCCGCGGTGGCAAGGCCGATTCGCATAAGGCCGAACGTGGAATCGTTGGACATGGGTCCCTGTTCTCTCTTGTTCTCTAAATCTGAATGTCTCGGGTACGGGAAGGGGCTGCCGGAGGCCGGCCCGCGCAGGCGGGCCGGCCGGCTCGACTAAACCTCTTCTACGGAGCTGGGCTCTGCGCGGGACAGATCGATACCCAGTTCTTCCGCGGCCCGGAAGACTTCTTCATCCGAGTCACGCATTTCAATCGTGTTGCCCTCGGTGGAGAGTACTTCCACATTCAGGCAGAGCGACTGCATTTCCTTGATGAGCACCTTGAAGGACTCCGGAACACCCGGCTCCGGGATGTTCTCGCCCTTGACGATGGCTTCGTAGACCTTCACGCGGCCATGGATGTCATCGGACTTGATCGTGAGCAGTTCCTGCAGCGTGTAGGCGGCGCCGTACGCTTCCAGGGCCCAGACTTCCATTTCACCGAAGCGCTGGCCACCGAACTGTGCCTTACCACCCAGCGGCTGCTGCGTGATCATGGAGTACGGGCCGGTGGAGCGTGCGTGGATCTTGTCGTCAACAAGGTGGTGCAGCTTCAGGATGTACATGTAGCCCACGGAGATGGGCTCCGGGAACGGCTGGCCGGAGCGGCCGTCGTACATCTTTGCCTTGCCGGAAGCACCGATCAGGCGGTTGCCGTCACGGGTCACGTTGGTGGAATCGAGCAGTCCGGTGATTTCATCTTCACTGGCACCGTCGAACACCGGGGTGGCGACCGTGGTGGGACCGGATTCGCGCGGCAATTCCGGCAGGTTCTTGACCCAGTCGGGGTTACCGTCGATCTTCCAGCCCTGCTTGGCGGCCCAGCCCAGGTGGATTTCCAGGACCTGGCCGACGTTCATTCGACCCGGAACACCCAGCGGGTTCAGGACGATGTCCACGGGGGTGCCGTCTTCCATGAACGGCATGTCCTCGATCGGCAGGATCTTGGAGATGACGCCCTTGTTGCCGTGGCGGCCGGCCAGCTTGTCGCCGTCCGTGATCTTGCGCTTGTGCGCCACGTAGACACGGACCAGCTGGTTCACGCCCGGGGGCAGCTCGTCGTCGTTGTCACGGTCGAAGATGCGGACGCCGATGACGGTGCCGGACTCGCCGTGGGGAACCTTCAGGGAAGTGTCGCGGACTTCGCGGCTCTTCTCACCGAAGATGGCGCGCAGCAGGCGCTCTTCCGGGGTCAGTTCCGTTTCACCCTTGGGGGTGACGCGGCCAACCAGGATGTCGCCGGCTTCAACCTCGGCACCAATGTGGATGATGCCGCGCTCGTCCAGCTGGGAGAGCACTTCCTCGGACACGTTGGGGATGTCACGGGTGATTTCCTCGGCACCAAGCTTGGTGTCGCGGGCATCGACTTCGTGCTCCTCGATGTGGATGGAGGTCAGGACGTCGTCGGAGACCATGCGCTGCGAGAGGATGATGGCATCTTCGTAGTTGTGGCCTTCCCATGACATGAATGCCACGAGCAGGTTCTTACCCAGAGCCAGTTCGCCCTGGTCCGTGGAGGGACCGTCGGCGATGATGCTGTTTACCTCGACGCGTGCGCCTTCGGAGACCAGTACCCGCTGGTTGTACGCGTTGCCCTGGTTGGAGCGCGCGAACTTCATGATCGGGTAGTTGGACTCGGTGCCGTCGTCGTTCATGACGGTAACGAGTTCAGCGGAGACCTCGGTGACGACACCGGGCTTGACGGCGGTAACGGAGTCACCGGCGTCAACGGCAGCGTACTTCTCCATGCCGGTACCCACAACGGGGCGCTCGGAACGGAGCAGCGGCACGGCCTGGCGCTGCATGTTCGCACCCATGAGGGCGCGGTTGGCGTCATCGTGTTCCAGGAACGGAATCAGGGCCGTGGCCACCGACACCATCTGGCGCGGGGAAACGTCCATGTATTCCACACCGTTGGGCTCAACGAGAACCGGCTCGCCGGAACCGCCGCGGGCACGGACGAGGACGAGGTCCTCGGCGAAGTGCTGGTCTTCGCGCAGCGGAGCGTTTGCCTGGGCAATGGTGCGCTCAACTTCGTCGTCGGCGGTCAGGTAATCAACCTGGTCGGTGACAACGCCGTCGATGACCTTGCGGTACGGGGTTTCGATGAAACCGAACGCGTTGATCCGGGCGTAGGACGCCAGCGAACCGATGAGGCCAATGTTCGGGCCTTCAGGGGTTTCGATGGGGCACATACGGCCGTAGTGCGAGGGGTGAACGTCTCGGACTTCCATGCCTGCACGGTCACGGGACAGACCACCCGGGCCCAGCGCGGACAGGCGGCGCTTGTGCGTCAGTCCGGCGAGCGGGTTGTTCTGGTCCATGAACTGCGAGAGCTGGGAGGTTCCGAAGAACTCCTTGATCGCTGCCACGACGGGGCGGATGTTGATCAGCGTCTGCGGCGTGATGGCCTCGACGTCCTGGGTGGTCATGCGCTCACGGACAACGCGCTCCATGCGGGACAGGCCCGTACGGATCTGGTTTTCAATGAGTTCGCCGACGGCGCGGATACGGCGGTTGCCGAAGTGGTCGATGTCATCAACCTCAACGCGGATGTCAACATCCTCGCCGTTGCGCTTGCCCGGGACGGTCTTCTCGCCGGCGTGCAGGGCAACGAGGAACTTGATCATGGCAACGATGTCATCGTTGTTCAGGACCGAAGCGTCGGAATCCGTCAGCGGCTTGTCGATGCCCAGCTTGCGGTTGATCTTGTAGCGGCCAACCTTGGCCAGATCGTAGCGCTTGGGGTTGAAGTACAGGTTGTCCAGCAGGGTCTGGGCAGCCTCGACCGTGGGCGGCTCGCCCGGACGGAGCTTGCGGTAGATGTCCAGCAGGGCATCTTCGCGGGTTTCCGTGGGGTCCTTCTCCAGGGTGGCACGGATGGAGTCATACTCGCCGAAGGTTTCCAGGATCTGGCCTTCGGTCCAGCCCAGTGCCTTGAGCAGCACGGTGACGGACTGCTTGCGCTTGCGGTCCAGGCGGACACCCACCTGGTCGCGCTTGTCGATTTCCAGTTCGAACCATGCACCGCGGGAAGGAATGATCTTCGCGGTGTAGATGTCCTTGTCACTGGTCTTGTCGGCGGTGCGCTCAAAGTAGGCGCCCGGTGAACGGACCAGCTGGGAAACCACGACACGCTCGGTGCCGTTGATGACGAACGTTCCCTTGTCTGTCATGAGGGGGAAGTCGCCCATGAACACGGTCTGCTGCTTGATTTCGCCCGTGTTGTTGTTCATGAATTCGGCTTTAACGTACAGAGGAGCCGAGTACGTGGCGTCCCGGTCCTTGCACTCAGCCATGGTGTACTTCGGGTCGGCAAACTCCGGCTCCGAGAAGCTCAGGGACATGGTGCCCTGGAAGTCCTCGATCGGGGAGATTTCCTCGAAGATGTCGGCCAGGCCGGAGGTGGTGGCAATGCCCTGTTCCCCGGTCTGCTTGGCCTCTTCTACGCGCGCTTTCCAGCGCTCGTTGCCGACAAGCCAGTCAAAGCTGTCGGTCTGCAGGGCAAGAAGATTGGGAACATCAAGCGGTTCGTGAATCTTTGCGAATGAAATCCGGGGAGCGATGTTCTCCGGGATGTTAGCGGTTGCATTATTAGAGGTGCTCGAGGCGACCAAGAGGGATCCTTCCACAGACCTTCAGGCGTGTTTCGCGCCTCCTTCTCTGCACAGAACGGACCTGGTCCGCGTGCGTCCTTGCATCCGGCCGGGCGCGCAAAACGCTGCCTGGCACAGGACGAAGCCCACCGCTATATGAAGGCTGAAGGTTAAGAGAGGGAAGCAAATATCCACTATAGGGCATTGTGGGCAGACAAGTCTACCCGGTCCCAGAACCCTGCGTGGCTCAACCCGCCGGACAAAGCTGGAAACCATCTTCCAGCCGGCCGCTTATGCGGGGAGCTACAGGCAACACCGGCGCACCGCTGACGCATCGGATACAGATACCTTACCGCACGTCACCCCAATTGCGTGCGCCGGGGCCGGACCCGCCCCGAAGGGCACTGTGACTCTTCTCTCTCCCGCCGTGGTCTTTGGCGTACCCTTGTTCAAGCGTGGTCAGCATCACGGGCCAACGCGCAGATTTCGACGACGAAAGTGACTATTCCGCCATGAGCAACCGTCCAGACCAAGCCGCAGCCATGACCGAGGTGGTCATTGTGGGCGGCGCACGCACACCGCAGGGCCGCCTGAACGGGCAGCTCGCCCCCTTTACAGCCGTTGAACTGGGAGCGTTCGCCATAGCCGGCGCACTGGAGAAGGCGCGCGTACCGGCCGCCGACGTCCACGCAGTCATCATGGGTCATGTGGTGCAGGCAGGCAGCGGGCAGAACCCTGCGCGGCAGTCCTCCATCAAGGCGGGCATCGGCTGGGATGTCCCCACGGTCACCCTCAACAAGGTCTGCCTCTCCGGCCTGGCCGCGGTCATCGACGCCGCCCGGCTGATCCGCGGAGGCGAAGCCACGGTGGTGGTGGCCGGCGGCCAGGAATCCATGACCAACGGCCCTCACCTGTTGCCGGGCTCCCGTCAGGGATGGAACTACGGCAACATCAGCGCGCTGGATTCAGTGGCCCACGACGGACTGACCGACGCTTTTGACCATGACTCCATGGGCATCTCGACCGAACGCGGCAACACCAAACTGGCCATCAAGCGGCTGGAACAGGACGAAGTGGCCGCGGCTTCACACCGGCGCGCTGCCGCAGCCATGGCATCCGGCGTGTTCGACGCCGAGATTGTGCCCGTCACTGTTCCGCAGCGCCGGGGCGAGCCGCTCATCCTCACGGCCGACGAGGGTGTCCGCCCTGCCACGACAACCGAAACGCTGGCCGGCCTGCGCCCTGCCTTTGATCCCGAAGGGACCATCACCGCCGGCAATTCATCACCGCTCTCCGACGGAGCCGCAGCACTGATTCTCACCACCCGTGCCTACGCGCAGGACAACGGCCTCGACATCCTGGCAGTGGTCGGCGCCCCGGGGCAGGTTGCCGGACCTGACAATACTCTTCACTCGCAGCCCTCCAACGCCATTTTTGCCGCGCTGGACCGGGCTGGATGGACCACCTCGGACCTGGACTTCATTGAGATCAACGAAGCCTTCGGGGCGGTTGCCGTGCAGTCGCTGAATGAGCTGGGCATGGATCTGGAGCAGTGCAACCTGTACGGCGGAGCCATTGCGCTTGGACACCCGATCGGTGCCTCCGGTGCCCGGCTGGCGCTTACTGCGGCATTCGAGCTGCAGCGCCGCGGTACCGGCAAGGCTGCTGTTGCCCTGTGCGGCGGCGGCGGACAGGGGGAAGCACTGCTGCTGTTCCGCGACGAGGCCTGATAAGTCTCTGTCCCGCCCGGGATGCTCAGCACTTAAGCCGGAAAGACCCCGTCCCAAGGGACGGGGTCTTTCTGGCAGCGCGGCCGAAGCCGCGGAGGGAAAATCTACTACTTGACGGTAACCGTGGCGCCGGCAGCCTCGAGGGCTTCCTTTGCCTTCTCTGCGGCTTCCTTCGTAGCGCCTTCCAGGACAGCCTTCGGGGCGCTGTCTACAACGTCCTTGGCTTCCTTCAGGCCCAGGGAAGTCAGGGCACGAACTTCCTTGATGACTGCGATCTTCTTGTCGCCGGCAGCTTCGAGGATGACGTCGAATTCAGTCTTCTCGTCCTCGGCCTCGGCAGCACCGGCGGCGGGACCGGCAACTGCAACAGCAGCAGCGGTAACGTCGAAGGTCTCTTCGAAGAGCTTCACGAAGTCGGAGAGCTCGATGATGGACAGTTCCTTGAAGGCTTCAATGAGCTCTTCGTTGGTCAGCTTCGCCATGGTGTGGCGTCCTTCCTATAAGTGGTGCGCGGGCACCTTAGTGGTGCGTCGGCACCGGAGTGTGGATTGGAAGAGCGATTACTCTTCGGTGGCTGCTTCTGCGGCCGGAGCTTCTTCTGCGGCGGCCGGAGCCTCTTCCGCGGCGGGAGCAGCTTCGCTTCCCTCTTCAAGCTTTACGCGCAGAGCCTCAACCGAGCGTGCCAGCATGGACATCGGTGCCTTGAGGACACCGGCGACGCGTGCAAGCTGGAGCTCACGGGATTCAAGGGCAGCCAGAGCGGCAACACCGGATGCGTCCAGGGCATTGCCCTCGAAGACACCGGTCTTGATGATCAGCTGCGGGTTGGTCTTGGCAAAATCCGTCAGGCTCTTTGCAGCTGCAACTGCGTCACCCTTGATGAAGGCAATTGCAGTGGGGCCGGCAAGCTGGCCGTCGAACGCGTCGATGCCGGCTTCCTTGGCTGCAATGCCAGTCAGGGTGTTCTTGACGACCGAGTACTTGGTGTCCTGGCCGAGCGAACGACGCAGCTCCTTGAGCTGTGCAACGGTGAGCCCGCGGTATTCGGTTAGGACAGCAGCGGTTGATTCCTTGAAATCGGTGGTGATTTCTTCAACTGCCGTTACCTTTGTTGGCGTTGCCATAACCCTCCTTCCGGGGAATAGTGCCGGTGGATCGGGTCCCGAACATAAAAAACGCCCCGGGCAGATGCACGGGGCTTAGCAGCAGGCACGCAGTAACACGCGCCGTTTAGCTGAGTTCGTTCACCTGCGCAGGCCGCCCTGTGAAGGGACTTTCGGATGTCCGATCAACCGGAGTCCACCCGCGGTCCCGGAGATCCAGGATGAGAGTGGGATTGAAAGCACATCGACCGACGGTCTTTGGTAGTTACAAGCGTACGGGAGATTCCCGGACAGGCCAAATCGGCGCGGATCAGCCTTCAGGGAGAATCTTCTGCCACTCCCCCGAGTACCCCACCGGTTCAAAGCCCAGCTCTTCGTTGATGGCCAGCATGTGGACGTTCTCGGCGGCGTTCCAGGTCCAGACCCGGGCGGCGTCCGGAAGCTCCCGCCGCAGCCGCATCAGGTTTGCGGCCTTGAGCACCCTGCCAAGTCCGTGCCCCCGGTGCTGCTTCAGAACCAGGGTGTCGTCCTGGAACGCCACCACAGGGTTGCTGTTAAAGACCATCAGCACCGTGTGCCCGGCCAGCTGTCCGCTGGGAACATGGCGGACGGCGCTCACCAGCTCCTCGGCATCCATGTCACGCACCTTCGCCTCGCCTTCACGGACGCGTCCGGCATCCCACCGCTCCTCCTCGACGTCAAGGCCGGCCATGGGGGCATCCGTGCTCATTTTCTGCCGCAGCAGCGCATAGTCATCCACGAGGTGTTCCGGGCAGGCTCCCTGCCAGAATTCGAGGACATAGTCCGTCCCGGCAGCTGCCGCGGCAGATGCCAGCTTCTCCCGCCAGTCAACGCCGTCCGTCAGATCAAGGAGGCTGATCCGCTCCACCTGTTCCAGGTCGAAATTCCGGTCGGCGGCGAAGCGCGCGGCACTGTCCGCAGGGATGGTGCCGATCCCGCTTTCCGGTGCCACTACCGGGCCCGAGTCAGCGCCGGGCCGCACCGGATGGTCCGTTTCACCCAGGAGGGTTCGGCGCCCGTCGGCCAATGCAGCCTGCTCGACTGCCGCATACAGGCGGCTTCCCAGCCCGGCCCTTCTGGCGCCCGGAGCCACTGCCACATGCACCCAGGCCGAGTGGATGTTGTCCAGCATCGGCAGCTTGAGCGTGGCCACGCCCACGAGCTCGCCACCAATCCGCGCACCAAGCAGGATCCGCCGGCGCATCGACGAAGGCCGGAAACCGGCCAGCAGTGTCTGGGGTGCGTCCCGGAAGTCATCATTGCCCCACGTCTCGCGCAGGGTGCCGTTCAGGAGCTCAACCGCAGCGATGAAATCTGCTGCCGCGGGATCAGTTGACTCCAGGCTCACGGGGATGGGCAGCGGAGCGATAACCGCGGAATCAAGTGTCATGGCTCACATCCTGCCGCAACCGCGGGCAGGGTACAAAAAAAGCGGCCGCAGCGAAACGCTGCGGCCGCCCTCAAGCAGATCCGGGACGGTGAGGCCCCTGAGCCGAATTATGCGTCGGCAAGAACCTTGGTGACGTTCGGGTCCACGGCGATGCCGGGGCCGAACGTGGTGGAGACGGTTGCCTTCTGGATGTAGCGGCCCTTGGAAGCGGACGGCTTCAGACGCAGGACTTCCTCCAGAGCTGCGGCGTAGTTCTCTGCCAGCTTCTGCTGGTCAAAGGACACCTTGCCGATGATGAAGTGCAGGTTGGAGTGCTTGTCGACGCGGAAGTCGATCTTGCCGCCCTTGATGTCGGTGACAGCCTTGGCGACGTTCGGGGTAACCGTGCCGGTCTTCGGGTTCGGCATCAGGTTACGCGGGCCGAGGACGCGGCCCAGGCGGCCAACCTTGCCCATCATGTCCGGGGTGGCAACGGCGGCGTCGAAGTCGACCCAGCCTGCTGCAACCTTTTCGATCATGTCATCGGAACCTACGAAGTCGGCGCCGGCTGCAATAGCCTGCTCTGCCTTCTCGCCCGTTGCGAAAACCAGGACGCGTGCGGTCTTACCCGTACCGTGGGGCAGGTTAACCGTGCCGCGGACCATCTGGTCGGCCTTGCGGGGGTCAACGCCCAGTCGGAATGCAACCTCAACGGTCGCATCAAACTTGGAGGGGTTGGTTTCCTTCGCCAGCTCTACAGCCTCAACCGGTGCGTACAGCTTGTCCGCATCGATCTTGGCTACAGCTGCTTCATATGCTTTGCTGCGCTTTGCCATCTGCTTTTTCTCCTTGTGCAGTTGTGGTCTGTCGGACCGCGCTCGGCCCTGCCACACGCCGTCGTACCCTATGGCACGAGCAGCTTTTTGAGTGTAAATGTTTGTTCGGCGGGCGGACCCGCGTCACGGAAAAGGCGTTATTAGCCTTCTACGGTGATACCCATGGAGCGGGCGGTGCCGGCGATGATCTTGGCAGCAGCCTTGACGTCGTTGGCGTTGAGGTCTTCCATCTTCATGGTGGCGATCTCTTCGACCTGAGCCTGGGTCAGGTTGGCAACCTTGGCGGTGTGCGGGGTTGCAGAACCCTTGGCAACGCCGGCAGCCTTCTTGATCAGCTGTGCAGCCGGAGGAGTCTTCGTGATGAAGGTGAACGAACGGTCTTCGTAAACGGTGATTTCAACCGGGATAACGTTGCCGCGCTGGGATTCCGTTGCAGCGTTGTACGCCTTGCAGAATTCCATGATGTTGACACCGTGCTGGCCAAGTGCCGGACCAATCGGAGGAGCCGGGTTGGCGGCACCTGCGTTGATCTGCAGCTTGATGAGGCCGGTGACCTTTTTCTTGGGGGCCATGAAAGGGTCCTTCTCTAAATTATGTTCCCGGGGAACAGGAGCGTCCGTCCGGGTTGGTGGCCGCCATGGCGTGGCGGCCGGACGCTGCCGGCAGGGTAAAGCGGACCTGCAGACAACGAAGTCTTTGTACTACTGCAGCTTGGTGACCTGACCGAAGCCAAGGGTCACCGGAGTCTCGCGCTCGAAGATGGTCACCAGGACCACCAGCTGCTGGGATTCCGGCTTGATTTCGGAGATCGTGGCCTGGAGCGTCTCGAACGGTCCTTCGTTGACCGTAACGGGCTCGCCGACCTCGAAGTCCACTGCGTAGTTCGAAGATTCCTGCGCGGGCTTGCCGGCTTCGATCTTCGGGGAAACCACTGTGTGTTCCAGCATGGAGTAAACCTCTTTGAGGCTCAGCGGCACCGGGTTGTGGGCGTTGCCCACGAATCCGGTCACGCCGGGAGTGTGACGCACAACGCCCCACGAGGCGTCGGTCAGTTCCATGCGGACCAGCACGTAACCGGGAATGCGAACCCGGTTGACGATCTTGCGCGTGGTGTTCTTGATCTCGACGACTTCCTCCATCGGGACCTGGATTTCGAAGATGTTATCTTCCATGTCCATGGTCTGG
Proteins encoded:
- the rplJ gene encoding 50S ribosomal protein L10 encodes the protein MATPTKVTAVEEITTDFKESTAAVLTEYRGLTVAQLKELRRSLGQDTKYSVVKNTLTGIAAKEAGIDAFDGQLAGPTAIAFIKGDAVAAAKSLTDFAKTNPQLIIKTGVFEGNALDASGVAALAALESRELQLARVAGVLKAPMSMLARSVEALRVKLEEGSEAAPAAEEAPAAAEEAPAAEAATEE
- the rpoB gene encoding DNA-directed RNA polymerase subunit beta codes for the protein MVASSTSNNATANIPENIAPRISFAKIHEPLDVPNLLALQTDSFDWLVGNERWKARVEEAKQTGEQGIATTSGLADIFEEISPIEDFQGTMSLSFSEPEFADPKYTMAECKDRDATYSAPLYVKAEFMNNNTGEIKQQTVFMGDFPLMTDKGTFVINGTERVVVSQLVRSPGAYFERTADKTSDKDIYTAKIIPSRGAWFELEIDKRDQVGVRLDRKRKQSVTVLLKALGWTEGQILETFGEYDSIRATLEKDPTETREDALLDIYRKLRPGEPPTVEAAQTLLDNLYFNPKRYDLAKVGRYKINRKLGIDKPLTDSDASVLNNDDIVAMIKFLVALHAGEKTVPGKRNGEDVDIRVEVDDIDHFGNRRIRAVGELIENQIRTGLSRMERVVRERMTTQDVEAITPQTLINIRPVVAAIKEFFGTSQLSQFMDQNNPLAGLTHKRRLSALGPGGLSRDRAGMEVRDVHPSHYGRMCPIETPEGPNIGLIGSLASYARINAFGFIETPYRKVIDGVVTDQVDYLTADDEVERTIAQANAPLREDQHFAEDLVLVRARGGSGEPVLVEPNGVEYMDVSPRQMVSVATALIPFLEHDDANRALMGANMQRQAVPLLRSERPVVGTGMEKYAAVDAGDSVTAVKPGVVTEVSAELVTVMNDDGTESNYPIMKFARSNQGNAYNQRVLVSEGARVEVNSIIADGPSTDQGELALGKNLLVAFMSWEGHNYEDAIILSQRMVSDDVLTSIHIEEHEVDARDTKLGAEEITRDIPNVSEEVLSQLDERGIIHIGAEVEAGDILVGRVTPKGETELTPEERLLRAIFGEKSREVRDTSLKVPHGESGTVIGVRIFDRDNDDELPPGVNQLVRVYVAHKRKITDGDKLAGRHGNKGVISKILPIEDMPFMEDGTPVDIVLNPLGVPGRMNVGQVLEIHLGWAAKQGWKIDGNPDWVKNLPELPRESGPTTVATPVFDGASEDEITGLLDSTNVTRDGNRLIGASGKAKMYDGRSGQPFPEPISVGYMYILKLHHLVDDKIHARSTGPYSMITQQPLGGKAQFGGQRFGEMEVWALEAYGAAYTLQELLTIKSDDIHGRVKVYEAIVKGENIPEPGVPESFKVLIKEMQSLCLNVEVLSTEGNTIEMRDSDEEVFRAAEELGIDLSRAEPSSVEEV
- the nusG gene encoding transcription termination/antitermination protein NusG, translating into MSEQELESQINDNAADLDAEDETTAADVAEAPAEGDVPAEDADAADEAVNSDSADSEDSAEEPEEDPAEAFKAKLRRQEGDWYVIHSYAGYENRVKVNLETRIQTMDMEDNIFEIQVPMEEVVEIKNTTRKIVNRVRIPGYVLVRMELTDASWGVVRHTPGVTGFVGNAHNPVPLSLKEVYSMLEHTVVSPKIEAGKPAQESSNYAVDFEVGEPVTVNEGPFETLQATISEIKPESQQLVVLVTIFERETPVTLGFGQVTKLQ
- the rplK gene encoding 50S ribosomal protein L11, coding for MAPKKKVTGLIKLQINAGAANPAPPIGPALGQHGVNIMEFCKAYNAATESQRGNVIPVEITVYEDRSFTFITKTPPAAQLIKKAAGVAKGSATPHTAKVANLTQAQVEEIATMKMEDLNANDVKAAAKIIAGTARSMGITVEG
- a CDS encoding acetyl-CoA C-acetyltransferase, encoding MSNRPDQAAAMTEVVIVGGARTPQGRLNGQLAPFTAVELGAFAIAGALEKARVPAADVHAVIMGHVVQAGSGQNPARQSSIKAGIGWDVPTVTLNKVCLSGLAAVIDAARLIRGGEATVVVAGGQESMTNGPHLLPGSRQGWNYGNISALDSVAHDGLTDAFDHDSMGISTERGNTKLAIKRLEQDEVAAASHRRAAAAMASGVFDAEIVPVTVPQRRGEPLILTADEGVRPATTTETLAGLRPAFDPEGTITAGNSSPLSDGAAALILTTRAYAQDNGLDILAVVGAPGQVAGPDNTLHSQPSNAIFAALDRAGWTTSDLDFIEINEAFGAVAVQSLNELGMDLEQCNLYGGAIALGHPIGASGARLALTAAFELQRRGTGKAAVALCGGGGQGEALLLFRDEA
- a CDS encoding GNAT family N-acetyltransferase; translation: MTLDSAVIAPLPIPVSLESTDPAAADFIAAVELLNGTLRETWGNDDFRDAPQTLLAGFRPSSMRRRILLGARIGGELVGVATLKLPMLDNIHSAWVHVAVAPGARRAGLGSRLYAAVEQAALADGRRTLLGETDHPVRPGADSGPVVAPESGIGTIPADSAARFAADRNFDLEQVERISLLDLTDGVDWREKLASAAAAAGTDYVLEFWQGACPEHLVDDYALLRQKMSTDAPMAGLDVEEERWDAGRVREGEAKVRDMDAEELVSAVRHVPSGQLAGHTVLMVFNSNPVVAFQDDTLVLKQHRGHGLGRVLKAANLMRLRRELPDAARVWTWNAAENVHMLAINEELGFEPVGYSGEWQKILPEG
- the rplA gene encoding 50S ribosomal protein L1, with protein sequence MAKRSKAYEAAVAKIDADKLYAPVEAVELAKETNPSKFDATVEVAFRLGVDPRKADQMVRGTVNLPHGTGKTARVLVFATGEKAEQAIAAGADFVGSDDMIEKVAAGWVDFDAAVATPDMMGKVGRLGRVLGPRNLMPNPKTGTVTPNVAKAVTDIKGGKIDFRVDKHSNLHFIIGKVSFDQQKLAENYAAALEEVLRLKPSASKGRYIQKATVSTTFGPGIAVDPNVTKVLADA
- the rplL gene encoding 50S ribosomal protein L7/L12, producing MAKLTNEELIEAFKELSIIELSDFVKLFEETFDVTAAAVAVAGPAAGAAEAEDEKTEFDVILEAAGDKKIAVIKEVRALTSLGLKEAKDVVDSAPKAVLEGATKEAAEKAKEALEAAGATVTVK